Genomic DNA from Methanosarcina sp. MTP4:
ATTCTTCCCCGTCTACCTCAATAATGTGGCTTTCCACGTGTTCGCCTTCCTCGTCAATGGTTTCAAGGGCATGGAGTATAACTCCGTCCTGAATGTTGCTTTCGTTTCCGACAAAAATGGGAATCCCCTCGTCACTCCGGACCGAAGCGAACGGGGAGACCATCACACGAGCTCCGATAGTCGCATCCCCGATCACTGATGCCTGGGGGTGGATGTAGGCAGTCGGGTCAATCGTTGGCTCGGTAGGCTCGGGGTTCCAGGGGGTTACAGGATTTGCCCAGATGTTCGAAGTAGCCGCCTCAACCGCAGCCCCTGCATGCTCTCCTTCTTCTGCCCCTTCTCCCTGGGAAACGCAGCCGCTCCCGGCAAGGGCCAGAACAAGAGTCAGAATCAAAAATGTAAAGACCTTTTTGTTAAAGTTCATCAGAAACCTCCATTCACTTTGTCAAGAAAGTAAAATATATAGAGTTTACTATTTATATTTGAAAAAAGAGAAAATAATAAATGTGAGGTGAATTAATTTTGAGAAAAATAACAAAAAAATGGGAAATCAAAAGGACATAAAAGGCCCTGGATGATGAAGTGAGGCGGATTCATATTATATCTAAATTCTCTTGAAATTTTCTTTCGATTTCCTTTCTTTCCTTTCTGGCGGCGACAGTATCCATTATCCGGGCCACGATGTAAGCAACGAGCCCACCTGTCAAAAGAGCGACTGCCAGATAGAAATAATACGATTTTCTCGAATTATTTCTCTTCCTTAAATAATCAAGTCCCCATGCAAAGAAAAGTGTCAATAATGGTATTGAGAAAAGGTATATCCATGTGCCATGATGATATTTGAGATAGTATATGATTAAAAGTGCCATATAATGTAGAGATACGATTGTGTTCCTCTGAATTTCAATTCTAAAATTACAGCTCTTATTAAGATAATTAAGTCCCCATTCAAAGAAAAATGTCCATAATGCTGCTAAAACAATAAAGATCCATGTCTCGTGGGGGTATTTAGTAACGATATAGTTTACGATTAAAAACCCCATGTAATGTAGAGCTAAGATTGTGTTTCTCTGGAATCTCATTACGACCATGGATAAAATTAATTACGTGCGTACTTATAAAATATATCAAAAAAGAAGGGCATATATAAACCGATTATATAATTTGTTCAGTCACTTTGACCCAGGCTCTTCACTCCATATTGTTGCCAATCAATGGAATTCAGCAGGGAGCCAGGAAAAATCACGAAATTGACGCCGCGTTTACAGGCTTCAAGCAGGTTGAAAGATCACAGTTTAACCCTTATTTCTCCATTTTTGTCTTTCACTTCGGGGAATTTAAATATCATAATAAATTTAAATTGCTAGTACATGGGCATGAGGTATTCCGATAACAAAAATCTCGAAAGAGAACAGCTTGTTTCCCTTTTTACGTCTGTTGAATGGGAATCGGCAAAGTATCCGCAGGAACTGCAGTTAGCAATTGCAAACTCGCACTCCGTTTATACAGCATGGGATGGAGACAAATTAGTTGGGCTTATGAACGCTTTGTCTGATGGAGTTATGACAGTTTATTATCACTATCTTTTAGTCAGGCCAGAGTATCACAAGCAAAGAATAGGTGCAACCCTCGTAAGAATGATGACTGATAAATATTCCGGATGCCGAACACAGGTTGTAATTTCATATTCAAGCCAGGTTAATTTTTATAAGAATTGTGGTTTCACCGTTGGTGATGATGAGATTCCCCTATTTATTTCAGATTTAGTATAATTATGTTCAGACTCTACAACCGAGAAAAACAGCAATGTACTCAGACCTGAAAAAAGAAATACTTCCCATGGCCTTGGAAATCATTCTTCATTCAAGGTTTTACAGGAATGCCCCCGCCAAATTGAAATTCATCTGACCCACGGGTAATGACGAGGGCTATTTTCTTGTTGCCCTAATTTCCTGGCAGCTTTTCCGAGCCCTTTGAGACTTTATCGTTGAGACTTATTTTAGAGCCCACTTTAATTATAGTCCCGAACGCAAATATTTACACTTACATTATAACCACGGAAGACACGGAAAGCACGGAAGGATTGTGCCCCTATTTCCTTTATTCCGTATTTTCCGGGCTTTCTGTGTTAAACTTTCACTTGAGATTGGGGGGAATTTGGATCCTTGACTATAAATCCGGTCAGGAACATATGAATATAAAAGTTTTTATGCTGCTAAATACAATACAATAGAAATATATTATCATTCAATTGGTCAGGGTTGTACAGTTTTTCAGATAGGTAATAACTTTTCAGATTTGAAACATAAACACAGGACTATGAAAATTATTTCATTGCAAGTGCTGCATGTACAGCCCGGAAGCAAAACCCCACATTTAATAAAAATATTTGAATTTATTGGTGTAAGTTTATAAATTTTAAGAACAATTTAGAATGAGAAAAATTAATCCGGTGAATTTTCGTCACATGGGGGTGGAAGGAAAATGGAAGCTAGAACCAAAAATCTGGTAAAGAAGTTGGAACGCTCGGTTTTTGCAGGAAACAGGGCTGCTGCGGCAGAGGAGTTAGGGAAAATAGGAGATCCGGGTGCGGTCCCTGCCCTGATTAATGCCCTCGGGCACAGCAACCCTAAGGTAAGGGAAGCTGCGGTAGAGGCTCTGGGAAAAATCGGTAGTCCCGGAGCAGTGCCGTGGATGATCAAACTGCTTAACGATCCCGAAAAGTCTGTGAAAAAAGCTGTATTGAGCACTCTTGGAAAAATTGGGACACCTGAAGCAGTTTCGGGACTTGTTAATGCACTCAATTATCCTGATAAGTTCACACAAAAAGAAGCCGTAAAAGCTTTAATAAAAATCGGCTCTTCAGAGGCGGTTTCAGGGCTTACGAAAGCCCTTGATAACCCGGAAAATTTTGTAAGGAGAGCTTCGGTAATCGCTCTTGGAAAAATAGGCACAGAAGATGCTGTCCGGGGGCTGATAAAAGCCCTCGAGGATTCCGATGACCAGGTAAGGCAGAAATCAGTAGAAGCCCTGGGGAAAATCGGTTCCTACGAAGCTGTTCCGAAACTCATGGAAACCCTCAAGGACTCCAAGCTTTCCGTGCAGGAGGCAGCGGCAAAAGCCCTTTGCATGATAATAGGGCCTGATATGCCGGTGCCCTTACTTATCAAGGTCTTCGAAGCCCCCAACAGGGACGTGAGAAAGGCCTCAATAGAAGCCCTCCGGTCCATAGAGACCACTGAAGCGGTTTCGGGCCTTGTAAGGGCACTCGATGATCCCGACTGGTACCTGCGCAACAGGGCTGTTGAACACCTGGGAGATATCGCTTCACCCGAGGCAGTTCTGGGCCTTGTTAAAGCCCTGGACCTCCATGAAAACGCCGTCCGGAAGGCAATAGCAGGCGTACTCGGAAGGATCGGGACCCCGGCATCTGTTTCAGGCCTTATCAAATGCCTCGAAGATTCTGACAGTTCGGTCAGGGAAGTAGCAGTAGTCGGCCTGGGAAGAATAGGTACGCAGGAAGCTGTTTCAGGACTTCTGAAAGCCCTGAAGGACTCCAAGAGTTCAGTGCGGGAAGCCTCGATATATGCTCTTGGGACCCTGGGCACAAACGAAGCTGTTCCGGACCTGATAGCCGCCCTTGAAGACCCTGAGCCTTCAGTAAGAAAAACTGCAGTAGGTGCTCTTGAAAAAATCGGAACACCTGATGCCATTTCAGGTCTTCATGACGCCCTCGACAATCCTGATGGGTCGGTGCGAAAGGCCGCAGCAAAAACTCTTGAAAAGATTGACAAATCAAACACCGTAGAAGAACTGGGAAAAATCCTTGAAGACACCGGGAGTTCCGAAAGGGAAGCTGCCGCAGAAAGTCTCGGGAAAATCAGGACACCTTCCGCCGTTTCAGCCCTGATCCAGGCCCTTGAGGACTCCGACAGTTCCATGCGGGACGCCGCCAGAGCCGCTCTTCTGGAAACTATGGGAACGTCCAATTCGGTGCCCATCCTCATCATGGGGCTCGACGCCCCGGATAAGGATGTGCGCAGCGCTTCGGTAGAAGGGCTCGAAAGAGTAGGCACAGCCGACACCTTACCCGGGCTCATCAAAGCCCTCGATGACCCTGACTGGTATGTGGGAAGCACCGCAGTAAAAGCCCTCGAAAAGATCGGAACCGCTGACGTGGTCCCTGTTTTGAGAAACTGCCTGCGGGACGATGATTCCAACATCCGGATTGAGGCTGCAAGGGCTCTTGGGAATATAAATAATACGAGTTCTCTGGAAGAATTCGAATTTGTAATGGAACTTGAAGAAGGAGGAGCAGGTGACGAAGCCGGAGTAAAAGCAGGAATACTGGCAGAAGAAGCCGGAGTAAAAGCAGGAATACTGGCAGAAGAAGCCAAAGTAGAAGCGGGAATAAGAGCAGAAGAAGGAGTAGGGGTAAAAGAAGAAGAAGAAGAAGAGGAAAAAAGAGTGGAAGAAGGAGCAGGGGTAGAAACGATAGGCGGATATCCGGAATGCAAACCCTGCACCGAATCAATCGGACCTGTGAGCTCCATAAACCCCGATTCCGATAACCCGGAAGATTGGATAGAAATCGGAGGGGAGCTTGATTATCCGGAAGCAATGGACTATTCCGACTCTTCAGTAGAAGCCGAAGTAGCTTCAATAACCGGAGAAACCGTAAAATCCGAAGCTTTCGGAATGCCACACAAAAGAGGTTTCGAAGAAGAGGAAAAAGATATCCCGTCCTGTCCGGCCTGCTCAGCAACACTTGAACTTCCCTTTGAACCCAACTTCTGTCCATTCTGCGGCGTGAGATTAAAAAAGTAAATTAAAGGCTCTTCAATAAAATTAAATAATCTTCAGAAACCCTTTATTATTTCACATCAAAATTCAGGGATACCGGAAGGTTCAAACCTTCCATCCCGGATAAATCTTCCAATTCAGGAAAAACTTGCCCACCCAAAAAGATGGGTAAACCATCCTCTTTTCACATTGGTTTTTGCTGGCCGTGTGTAATTTGAAGGCTTAGCTGAAAAGAGACTTTATGCTGTTGAGGAGCTGTCCAAAGAAACCTGCATTTTCGGATCCCGTTTCTTCGGTATTTCCTCTTTCAACAGTTCTTACGTCAGCATTTCCTTCTTCAGCGTTTTCTTCCATCTCGTCAGAGCTTTGTTCGCGCATTTTCCTTTCTTCAGGTACTCCATCTTCTCCTGTCGCATTCCCATCTTTCACCTGGCTCCTGTTTTGCATCATCGCAGGGTCCTGCCCAGATCCGGCTTCAAAGCCCTGCTCAGGAGCTCCATCCCCATCTGGCCCCGAGTCCATCCCCTGTCCGACAGGTCCGAGCACGTCTTTCAACTCGTCAGAGGCTTCCTCAATTAAAGAATAAAGCTCGGTTCTTATCTCAAGCATTTCGGAATCTGTTTCGACGTCTTCAAGCTCTACCTTTACCAGTTCAAGTTCCGTTATGAGTTCTTCGGCCTCCTCGAGCAGATCTTCATCAAAGTCCTCTTCTGAGTCCTCGAGGTTTTCTATCATGCTGGAGATTGACTCTATCATTCGGTTCTTCATCAAATCAAAGGCTTCTTCATCCGAAGCAAAAGGAGGTTCTGCTCTATCTTCCTCAGCAAATGCACTATTGGGAACTAAACAGAACAATATTAATAAAGTTGTAAACAGGGAAACTATTTTCATACCGGATATCTTCATTAAATCACCTTTGGGCTTGTATCATCACCTTTAAGCCTGAGCACTCTGCGCCCTTCCGGGTCTCGCCGTACCGGACCGGGCGCAAATGCCGGAAGAGATGGAATTAAAACATTTTGAGGTCATAATTCCACCCCGGTTCCAGACACCCCTTGCAAGCGCTTTTGCCAGGCATTTCTGCCAGGATTTTTTGGTCTTGTAGGTCTGTTTCTGATGTGGTTTTTGTACAGGTTTTTTTAAAGAGGTGTTTCTAATGTGGTTTTTGTACAGGTTTTTCAAATGGGTTTTTTCTCTTTTGGGTTTTTCTCTTATGGGTTTTGTTGAAGGGTTCCCTCTTCTAATCTCAGGGGGATTTTTTGGGTTGGGTTTTTTCCATAGGGGTTTCATCGAGGGAAGTTAAGGTGGCTTATTTTAGGCATTTTTTTAGAGATTTTTCAGAGGTGGTAAACAGTTTATCCGGATATCAGCCTACTATCTGGATACCAGCTTACGGATTTTATCCGGGGCACACAACCCTGGACTTGCTGATTATTTCAACGATAAGATTTCAAGGATCAGGCTTCCGCTTCAGCCCGGGGCATCCTGACCTGCATCTTCATGGAAGTACCGGGACCTTCACGTCCCATGGGGCCTCCCCTCTGCTTGATTCCGGCTTCTTCCCGGAAAGACTCCATGATTTCCCGTACAGACCCTCCTATTTCCTGGAGAGCTTCACGGTCTTCAGCACTGTCTACCTGCTCCTGAAGGGTAGTGAGGTCGGCAATGGTTGATGTCAGCAATTCATCGGTAACATCTTCGTTTTCGATTTCCCCGAGGTTTTCCTGCATTTTTGTGAATTTTTCGATATCCCTTGCGATGGAGTCGCTCACCCCATCTTTTGCATGGGAGAGAGCTATTGCTTTGAGATCATCGAGGCTCGTTGCGTCTTCGATTTCGGAGTAAAGGGCTTCAAGTTCGGCGAGTTTCCCGGCATTGGCTTCAGCTCTTTCTTCAGCCTTTGCTGCGGCTTTCTCTTCATCCACACCTTCGGGGAGATCTTCCAGCTCCGGTATATCCGACATGTTGCTCATTCTCTCGATCTGCCGGTCAAGGCGTTCGAGCATTGCCGTCTGAATTTCAGAGAAATAGTCTTCATCTGCATAGTCCAGGGGTACCATTCCCATTCCGGACATCCCGGCAGGTCCCATTCCGGGTCCCATCTGGCCCATTCTTTCTTTCATCATGTTTCCGGGACCTGCCCGGGTCATTTCATCTGCCGAAATTTCATCTTCTGCGGCAAAGGCGCCTGATGGAATAATACTTAAGACCATCAACACCACCGCAAAGCGGGCGATTGATTTTACTGAATTTGTTTTCATGATATATCTCCGTCAATTATCCTGTTATGTCATACTCGTTGGATCGGGGCTCACTGACTTCTCGCCAGTTGACGATTTCTTGCCAGTTGACAATCCTCACATTGTCAGGCTTAAATATAAGTTTACTTTCAGAGATAATGCTAAAAAAGGGGTTAAATTTACAAAATAAGCTTTAATAAATGATATGTTACTTAATTAAGCTTAATTAATACTTATAATTATATTTTAACCCCTAAAAAACCTTAATTTCCCAGCAAAGGATGAGCGGTCAGAAATACCCCCTGGTCCGAGAATATTTTCGTTGACCCCGAAAAACGCTTTTTTACCCAATCTTTATAATAGCCTCCGCCAGCTTGCCTGGCGGCGCCTCCTAAAAAGAA
This window encodes:
- a CDS encoding HEAT repeat domain-containing protein, which produces MEARTKNLVKKLERSVFAGNRAAAAEELGKIGDPGAVPALINALGHSNPKVREAAVEALGKIGSPGAVPWMIKLLNDPEKSVKKAVLSTLGKIGTPEAVSGLVNALNYPDKFTQKEAVKALIKIGSSEAVSGLTKALDNPENFVRRASVIALGKIGTEDAVRGLIKALEDSDDQVRQKSVEALGKIGSYEAVPKLMETLKDSKLSVQEAAAKALCMIIGPDMPVPLLIKVFEAPNRDVRKASIEALRSIETTEAVSGLVRALDDPDWYLRNRAVEHLGDIASPEAVLGLVKALDLHENAVRKAIAGVLGRIGTPASVSGLIKCLEDSDSSVREVAVVGLGRIGTQEAVSGLLKALKDSKSSVREASIYALGTLGTNEAVPDLIAALEDPEPSVRKTAVGALEKIGTPDAISGLHDALDNPDGSVRKAAAKTLEKIDKSNTVEELGKILEDTGSSEREAAAESLGKIRTPSAVSALIQALEDSDSSMRDAARAALLETMGTSNSVPILIMGLDAPDKDVRSASVEGLERVGTADTLPGLIKALDDPDWYVGSTAVKALEKIGTADVVPVLRNCLRDDDSNIRIEAARALGNINNTSSLEEFEFVMELEEGGAGDEAGVKAGILAEEAGVKAGILAEEAKVEAGIRAEEGVGVKEEEEEEEKRVEEGAGVETIGGYPECKPCTESIGPVSSINPDSDNPEDWIEIGGELDYPEAMDYSDSSVEAEVASITGETVKSEAFGMPHKRGFEEEEKDIPSCPACSATLELPFEPNFCPFCGVRLKK
- a CDS encoding carbonic anhydrase — encoded protein: MNFNKKVFTFLILTLVLALAGSGCVSQGEGAEEGEHAGAAVEAATSNIWANPVTPWNPEPTEPTIDPTAYIHPQASVIGDATIGARVMVSPFASVRSDEGIPIFVGNESNIQDGVILHALETIDEEGEHVESHIIEVDGEEYAVYVGERVSLAHQAQVHGPAYVGDDTFIGMQAMVFNAKVGSNCVLEPTSGAIGVTIPDGRYISAGTVVTSQAEADALPEITDDYAYRHTNEAVVYVNVNLADGYNAQ
- a CDS encoding GNAT family N-acetyltransferase gives rise to the protein MGMRYSDNKNLEREQLVSLFTSVEWESAKYPQELQLAIANSHSVYTAWDGDKLVGLMNALSDGVMTVYYHYLLVRPEYHKQRIGATLVRMMTDKYSGCRTQVVISYSSQVNFYKNCGFTVGDDEIPLFISDLV